GctatccctccccactgcagttCACAGCATCAGAGGTGGTGGTTCCCTTCACTGCCAcgtctccatctctcttgccATTGTCTGTGTGGTCTCTGTGTCTTTTGTTCAGTTAGCTCTCAGTTCTTCAGGAGGAGCTTCTCTACAAACACGAGTCATTTGGTGTGAATTCAGGGCATTCCTGTGTCACCTTCTGAGACCAGAAACTGTACTTCTACTTTTTTTGAAACttcctatttttatataattatacttcTACCCATAACCTGGCTTCTCCCAACAGTAATGTTTGCATAACTACTGTATGTCTACCTTTTCAAAGTTGTTTGTGGACACACTGGTATAGACTCTTTCAAGTtctgtttgtttaaagttttttctttttctacaactGTGATTTTTGGAACTAGCTTCTCTGGATATGGAATCCTTGgttcacacttttttttccattgaatttctTGAAAATGCTGCCTCATTGTTGCCTTGCCTTGTATGTTGTTTTTGGAAAGCCTGATGTCAGATTAATTAATTTGCCTTCATGAGTTATTTCATCTTTTTGCCTAGAGGCTTTGATGACTTAGTTTATCTTCCATATCTAATATTTTACTAGGATATGTCTCAGAGTTGatcattttggtatattttcccAGGAACCTAGTGGGAACTTTGAATGTATAGACTGAAGTCTTTcactttggaaatttttcttgGATTATAggtttaaatcttttaaatattaactttgttCCATTGTTCCATTGTTTCTTCTTCCCCAGTAATTCCAGTGACACAATTGCtattccttctttgcttctccttcaattcactgatttctttctgagcctttttactttcttctttgttttattttaattctctcagttatttttctgtctttttcaatGCACCTTATTAAATTTTCTTgagtctgtttttcctttggaatctTTAAATTTATCTTCACATCTGagattattttgtctttcttccatttattttctagtttgatcaattttttctttgatttttttgtcttgattttttgaAAGTCTGAATCcagatgggttttttttcataTCCCCAAATGTATTTAATTCAGTTTGGAATGTTGtcttgcagggtttttttttttccttcatagttGTTTTCTGTAATGAGATGTTTATCAGTTGTGTGTTGAatcttgttttctgattttttttataacaacTCTATAGATTCACAAAAAGTTACTGCTCACTTCTTTTTAtgtcttgtatttctttcttagaaGCCATGCCTTTTGAAGATTGCTACCTAAAATTATGCACACTTGAAAGCTTCTTCCTTGTTCTGGCCTActaggacattaaaaaaatatttttatacttgagGGAGACTTAATCTTTCTTTCAGTGACTTCAGATTAATCCTAAGCCCATGACAAACTCCCTTATTTCCTACAGTTTTTATCAGCCTGTCCTTGCTCACTATAAGAGTTTGTGGTGCAGCATGGATGTGAGAGAGTACTTCTTGagatttggtattttttttcttcttttaaacttAGTTATATTGAGGTTTGGAAATTTTTCTGCTTTAAGTTATGCTTCCCATGTGGTTTTAGtgccatttaaaatttatttttgttattctgtaTTGACTTTGGAGGAAACATTGGGAGACACAAACCAAGGCAGCCACTGATGTCTTCATCAACCTGGAAGTCtaattagtcttttaaaaaagttttctaatttatgaAAACCAAATCAATCATCACCTACTTTGCTGAGATGTCAAGGTATCATTTTCCTCAGCTGAATAGCTTAAGACCCTCTCACCCTTGCTGATCACAAAGCAGATCTTGGAGGTGGTCTTAGGTTGTgacttatatatttaaaaaaacctatcCCCAGACACTGGGTAATACAtttatctccttctttctcataaATAGCAgtattgttttttagattttaattttaattctggttagttaacatggaatgttatatgagtttcaggtgtccaatatagtgattcaacacttccatgcatcACCTAGGGCTCATAacaacaagtgcactctttaatccccatcacctatttcacccatctccccaaccacctaccctctggcaaccatcaatttgttctatATAGtaagagtgtttcttggtttctctctctctctctctctctcttttccccttttctcatttattttgtttcttaaattccacattgtgagtgaaatcatatggtatttgtctttctctgacttatttcacttagcataatactctagctccacccatgtggttgcaattggcaagatttcattcttttttatggataatattccattacacacacacacacacacacacacacacacacacacacaccatctttatccattcattagttgatggacatttgggctctttccatactttggctattgctgataatgctgctataaacataggggtgcacgaaccccttgaattagtatttttgtaaattaGGTATTTTGTGAATTAGGTATTTTGGGTAAAACatctagtagtgtaattgctgtatcctagggtagttctctttttaacttttttgaggaatctccatactgttttacagagcagctgcaccagtttgcattcccactaacagtgtaagagggttcccctttctccacatccttgccaacatctgttgtttcctaagttgttaattttagccattctgacaggtgtgaggtggtatcccattctggttttgatttgtagttccctgatgatgagtgatgttgagcctctttttatgtgcctgttggccatccggatgtcttctttggaaaaatgtcatgTCACCTGCCCATTTATTAacagcattatttgttttttggatgttcagttttgtaagttctttatgtattttggatactaaccctttattggatctgtcatttgcaaatatcttctcccaatccatCAGTTggcttttagatttgttgattgtttccttcactgtgcagaagtttcttattttgatgaagtcccaatagtttactttttgtttttgtttcccttgcctcaggagagaTATCTAGAAAAGAGTTGCTATGGCCTGTGTTTTCTCTTTAggatgtttatggtttcaggtttcatatttaggtatgtattccattttgaatttattttttgtatagtGAAGAAAGTGGCCAAGTTTCCATTTTTGCATGTTTCTGTGCAGTTTTTCtaacatcatttgttaaagagactgcttctttccaattggatattctttgctgctttgttgaagattaattgaccatatagttgtaggtttatttctggattttctgttctgttgatctatggtCTTCCTTTTTTGAGGCTGTACTTAGTTTCTCCTTTGAAGGACTGAGTTAAGTTCAGGTTTTGTTTTCAGGTttgagtgattttattttaacgtGTAAATTTGAGTACATATAGTAATAGAGCATTTTAAATTCTGTACAAATATTTGTGACTATCCTTTAAGCATagctttccttctccttttatgGACAGCAACAAGACCTTTTGGTCAAATTTCctagttttctcatttctattgAATAAAAGATCTGATTTACTTTGTAACTTTACCATATATTTGttgttaatcttttaaaaattattattatgttgtATCTAATGAATGCTTGCTCATTTAACAATATAATCTGGTCATAAAGGTCATATTCCCATCTCTGACTATGACACAgtcatatttctaaatgtttaatgCCATTCTAATACCAGTTGGTCTTGATCTGTATTTagagctgatttttaaaagaattcatttaGGATTTGCCTTTCTGATATACTCACTCTCTGATTTTATTATTCATATCAGAAATAAACTCAGGAGTTTAAGATTGTGGCTCTACTTATGTCATTTGTAAGTTCAGCCGTCTGTTGAGCTTACACATAATGCATTCTAGGAATTCAATTAAATAGCAAAAGATCTTGATGCTTTCCGTGTCATTTAATATTGCAGTGCTTATGccatagaaataaagaaaagtaagcgaaaatataaagaactttaaaatacatagtgGGAAGATAGTTTGGACTGGCCAGATAcagaaaatacagcattcttttcATGAGAGTTGGATAAACAGTATTTTCCATATTCTTATTTCCGGAAACCTTTATGACAAGTGAAAAGAGGGCTTTTTCTACGGAAAGAGTTGCCTTAACTCTTCTGTTTAGCCACACTTGCATAggtgttttcaatttctttgtcttcAGGACATGTGTGGATAAATTCTTCACGGGCATAGGCATTGTGAAGATAGCGCCAGACTCCTGAGAATTCTGCTGGAATGTCAAAGTCACGGTATTTCTTGGCAGCAACCTAGGGTTTTGGGAAAAAACGGTAATAAAAGGCATCAATGACATTCTTAGTGTGGAGAAACATATTTCAAGAGTCAAGATCATTAAGGACATGTTATCTGCACAAAAATAATCTTGCACTTActactttaaagttttttttacaaatgtagaCAAAGCTATATTTGTGtaatcatatttaaatttatgcTGTGATTATCAGAAGAATTTCTCCACTAGACTAAGTTTGCTTAGGGTCCCAACTATgtcttatttctttatgtattctgcgTGTTTGGCATAGGACCTGAGACAGAATAAGTTCTGTTcaataagaatttattaaatCAATGATTAAGTCATCATGATATTACTAGTAGCTCACATTATATATCATTTGTTatgacactgttctaagcattctACATGCTTTAATTTAATCAACAATTCTATGAAATGGGTAATATTACccttggtttttttaagtttatttatttattttgagagagcatgcatgcaagcatgggaggcagagagagagagagagagagagaaagagagagaatcccaagcaagctttgcactgtcagcacagagccccatgcgggacttgaactcaggaaccatgagatcttgacctgagccaaaatcaagagttagatgctcagctgactgagccacccaggtactccttaCTCTTGTTTTATAGATAAGCCAGTGGAAAGCACCTTCTgatttgggaagaaagaaacaaatttttatgGTTCCCAGAGGAGAtcactgtggattttttttttcctaaggagaaaaaggagatatATACCATGTATAATGATGACAAAGCCATCATATAACAATCTCACACTAAATAGTCACTGTGTTTCATGCTGGCAACTCCCAACCCCCTCCCAAACCATTCAGTATGCCCTACAAAGGCTTACTTTAATAATGTTCAGTTTGGGTAACAAGCTGCAGTCAGCCAGTGTCAGCTGGTCCCCATCCAAGAACAATCTTCTGGAAACTGTGAGTTCCTCAGCACTGTCTGGATCAATTTCATCCAGAAGCGGGGTGTTTAAATAGTCATCCAGACGTTTAAATTCTCTGAGCAGAGATTTTTCAAAATCTGAGCAAAGAAGTCAGAAGGTTACTAATAAACGTTTTGTCTTCATGACTACATTTTACATAAGCTTTTCACACATTTAGACATCTCTATCTATACACATTGCTTACACTGGCCCTTCAAAATCTAAATAGTTAACTAGAACTCAACTACCCACTGATAAGACAGAATCAGGTGTTTAATCAAATGCTCTTTGACTCTTCTTGAGGAGCATTGGAAGgagagtcaaagaaagaaaaagtcacataTGTTATTACTAAACACAGAAGAGTCAGAAAGTGGAATCAGAAACTAATAGCTCTTATGACTCAGAATACAGTAAACCCATTCAAGAATGGTCATGGGAGATAGTAGATGCTATAGTTTAAGAAACCTTAAAGGCACACAggaaaagttgggggggggggctaaaaAATACAGTCCTGCAGTTAGTTAACTCCTAGCATGTCAATGCTCTAATTGAGCCAAGTTAGTAATTGCTATATTGAATCTTGGGctctaaatttaataaaatttcatggaaaggaatttcaaaggagaaaagaaaaaaatcagaggaagaGTGCATTCCCCAACATATATTACGTATTCAGGAAAATCCCATGTTAGCTGAGTGAGACTGTGGGAGTCAGCAAATGtgtgagagaaatagaaatttaaataaaggtATCTTActcttatttgcttctttttgtgtATTCTTTATGTATGCAGAAAACTTGGCAAAGAGGTTACAGCCCACATCAAAGGACTCCTTGTTCTTGGGACTCAGGTGAGGATACCTTAAAAAGAAACATCACTGCATGATTATTCACACATAAGTCAGAGACCAAGTGTCCTAGCTTGTACTCTACTGAAAATGGAGGTTTTAGAAAATTGTGCTGGAAACAGAGGGTTCTGAGAAtctgtatttgtaaatatatatttttcacaataTCGGAATACTTTAGTTTCTAAAGTTCACTAGGAAACAAGCTGTGGAAAATTCAAAGGCCATTTACCTGTAGGAACAATGTTTTAAATGGTAGTTAAGTCCCCCATACTTGTTCCTGAAAGCCTATTTGGCAGAAGATATGTTGTtggtaatacatttttaaagctaagtaggaaaaaatatggCTTTAAATTATTGTAAATtccataaaaatgaaggaataaagaggATAGAGAGCATGGAAAAAGGTAGCCAAGATGTCCTCTCCTTAGTAATACAAAGttcacttagaataataaaaattaaataatgtaataatgtaatccaccacattaagaaattaaataataccaTATTATCAtgagtagatgcagaaaaattattGCAAAGCAATTCCTAGTCATAAAAAAACCCCACTAGCAACTAGAAATGATCAGGTCAAACAGTCATCTTCCTTaatacctctctttctctccctccccatatTTGCTCCATTAGCAATTCTATCCagtttatctttcaaaatataccCAGAACTTAtccacttctcaccacctccactgcccTCTGCCTTGTCCAAGTCTTATACTACTGCAATAGCTCTTTGACTATTCTCCCCACTCCCATGCTTGTCCCCCACACTCTTAGACTATTTTCCACTTGCTGCCAGAGCAATCATGTTAAAAGGTAAATTGTATCATGTATCTCCCCTACTTATTACCTTGCAATGCCCCCATCTCATTCAGACTCAGACCCCAAGTCCTCATAGTAGTCTACAGGGACTGATGTGATCTGACCCTATCTTACCACTCTGCTCTCATTTCCTCCTACTCTTTTCTCCACTCACTACACTTGAAACTTACCTCTTTGCTGTTCTTCAAATAGACCTGACAAGCTCCAGCCCCAAGGCTTTTTCACTTAGTCTTCCCTTAAATGGAGTGATTTCCTTTATGTATGCACATGACCTACTCCCTCTCTTCTTTCggatcttgtttttatatttctgagaCCTTTCTCTGCCCACTTTATTTAACATTGCAACCTTACCCTGCCCTTACCCCATACTTTACtccctagttttattttttcttagtatttaatATCATctaaaatagtttctattttgctttttaatcttgCCTATTTATTGTCTTCCCCAACTAGAATGTAAGGTCTACTAAGACAGTGTTTTTGCCTGGTTTAATCACTGATGTGTTTCAAGTGTCTAGAATATTGTTTgatagtaagtactcagtaaatatttattgaatgattaaactaattcattaatttccttaacttgataaaATATATCCATCAAAAACTTTCAGCAAGCACCATATAACATGGTGAAATGTTAGAACTGTTTCCcttaaaatgagtaaatgatGAGAATAATCATTATCACTACTTGTCTTCAACATTGTGCTGAGTGCACTAACAAATAAGACAAACAACATTCTAAATGGTAACTTTAAAACCATTTACATTAAATTTAGGAACAAGACAGAATTAATGAGATATTTCGGTAAGGTGGCTAATACaagtcaaacattaaaaaaataagttttctatgCTACCAATAACCAGATGGAAATAGATATTAGTAGcatattccatttacaattgtgataaagtataaaatatttagaaataacttAATACAAAGGTATAGAACcaatatgaaacaaaacaaaacaaaacaaaacaaaacctcatcaAAGAACATAGGACTGGCACTTAGGTTGATAACCTAATGTaaatcagtggatgaatggataaaggacatgtggtgtatatacaatggaatattattcaaccataaaaaagaaggaaatcctactatttctaacaacatgaatggacctggaggacattattctaggtgagataagtcagacaaagacaaatactgtatgatctaacttatatgtagaatctaaaaagcaaaaatcataaaaaagagagtaaaattaTAGTTACTGGAGGCACCTTGGTGGGGGGATTGGGGAGatgtttaaatgttaaaagcTTGCAATTAGTAGATAAATaagcacagcatagtgattatagtcaacaaaactatattataaacttcaaagttcCCATTAGCAGTTACTCCCCATTCACACCTCCTCTCAGTCCCTGGAACCACTAATCTTGCTGTCTCTATGGACTTgcttattctagacatttcatataaatggaatcatacaatatgtggcctattgtttttggcttatttcacttagtatgatgGTCAAGGCTCATATCCTggtatgtatcagtacttcattcttttttatggttgaataatatttcattgtatggatagaccacattttctttatccagtaaTCACTTGAtggatatttatgttgttttcaccATTTGGCTAgtgtaaatagtgctgctatgattGTGTACACGTGtttgtttgaatacctgttttcagttcttttgagtatatatctaggaatagaattgctgggCTATGTGGTAACTCTATGTTGAAATTTTTGAGTAACTGACAAATTTTTTTCCACAATGGCAGCATTTCTACCAGCAACGTATGAgaattccaatttttccacatttttgtaaGCATTtgctatttcctgtttttttttctttttcgtgaTAGCCATCTTAGTGGCTTTTAAGTgttatctcactatggttttgatctgcatttccccaataactaatgatgttaagcatctttacATGTGCTCATTAGGCATTTGCATATATTCTCTTGAGAAATATCTACTTTCTTGACActtttaaaattaggttgtttgctttttctgttgttgaattgtaagagttctttatatattgtggaagctagacctttatcagatacatgatttggaAACACTGTCTCCCATtttttttggattaatttttctttttttttttgatagtgttCTTTGATGCACAAATGGTTTTAGTTTGATGAACTctaatttatctactttttatttcattgccgtgcatttggtgtcatatctaagattCTATTGCCAAATACAAGGTCCTGAAGATTTacccatatgttttcttctaagagttttatagtttcagcccATATGTCTAGGTCTTTGATGtgctttgagttaatttttgtttatggtatgaGGTAAGGGTCTAACTTTTTTCTCttgcatgtgaatatctagttttcccagaaTGATTTGTGGGGGAGACTATTCTTTCGTCATTGAATGGTTTTGGCACtcttgaaaatcaattgaccttTGAtgtatgggcttatttctggactctcattTCTCCACTATTGACTTATAAGTCTATTCTTATGCAAGCATTGCACCATTGTGATTATGGTAggtttgtagtaagttttgaaatcaggaagtgtgagtcctccaactttgtcttTATCAAGActattttggctatttgtggtctcttgcaattccatatgaatttgagcattggttttttttttatttctgcaaaaacaCCATTAGAGTATTTATTGTGGTTGCATTGAATTAGTAGATCTTTTTGGAGAATATTTCTATCAATAAAATTAAGTCTTCTAGTCCACAAACATTGGATGTTtgtatgggttgaattgtgtccccccaaaaagaTATATTGGAGTCATAAACTccagtactttcttttttaattttaatttctatgtttatttatttttgagagagagagagagtgcaagcagaggaggggcagacagagagggagacacagaatctgaatttgaagcaggttccaggctccaagctgtcagcacagagcccaacatggggcttaaactcacgaaccgcgagatcatgaccttagctgaagtcggacgcttaaccaattgagcgacccaggcgccctaaaCTCCAGTACTTACTAATGTaaccttattttgaaatatgattGTTACATATGTAATTAGTTAAGACAAGGCCACACTGGAGTAAGGTGGGCCCATTAATCCAAATTACCAGTGTTCttaaaaagaatatcttttcAAAAGACAGAGGAATGGGGAaaatgccatgtgaagatggaggatTGGAATTATGGATCCACAAGTCAAAGAACACCAGTGATTGCTGGAAAGCCACTGGAAActaagaagaggcaaggaaggatcttTCTCCTAaaggtttcagagggagcatggccctgctgattCTTTGACTTCAtacttctggccttcagaactataagacaaatttctgttgttttaaaccactcaATTTATGGCACTTAGTTGTGgcagccctaagaaactaatatacatgtctttccattttttaggtCTTCTTTCAGCAATGGTTTGTGATTTTCAGCAGAGAAATCTTTATTAAGTTTATTCCgaagtattttgttatttcttatactgttgaaaatggaattgttttttaaatttgctttttggATTATTCAATGgtagtgtaaataaataaaattgatttttgtatattgatctgtATATTTCAATTGTACTTAAATCATGTAtgagttctagtagtttttttagTGGATTTTAAAGGATTTTCTGTGTGAAAGattatgccatctgcaaataaagatagttttacttcttcctttccattttgaatactttttatttattttttttcataaccaCTCTGGTTAAAACTTCCAATGCAGTGTTAAACAGAAGTATCAGATATGGTACCCCTGTGTTGTTCCTAATCCTAAGGGGAAAGTTTTTAATCccttaccattaagtatgatgttatgTGTGGGTATTAGATGCTTTTTGTCAGGTTGAGGAActtcccttctgttcctagtttgttgagtattATCATGAAATGGTGTcagattttgtccattttttttttttttgcattgagatGAGTATGGCTTCCCTCTTTTACTGGTGCTCTTTATTCTTCACATGACCTTAATTTACTGTCTAGTGGCCTCTCATTTATGCCTGAAGGACTCCCTGTAGCATTTTTTTGTAGAATAGGTCTACTAGCAACAAAATTCCTCAGTTTTTGTTCATGTGGAATgtcttaacttctctttcatttttgaaggatagttttgccaGATATGGAAttcttggttgatttttttttctttcagcacttaatATGTCATCTCTCTGCCTTCTggtctccatggtttctgatggaGAATCATCTGTTAATCTTACTGAATATCTCTTCTACATgatgagtcatttttctcttgctgctttcaagattctatctttggctttggctttagataatttgattataatgtatcCTGGTGTTGATATCTTTGTCTCTATTCCACTTGGAATTCATTGACCTCCTTGGATGTAtagataaatgtatttaattaaatttggGAAACTTTCAGCCATTAttacttcattcttctgcatctttATCTCTGTTGTCTCATTCTGGGACTCCTATTATGTGTATCTTGGTACATTTGATGGTATTCCACTGGTCTGTTagattctgttcattttcttccttttactcaGACTGGATAATCTCAATCAATTTATGCTCACTTTTGCTTATTACCTCTTTTATATGTTCAAATCTGCTGTTGAAACCCTCTagtgaattgttcattttagtaattgtacttttcaactccagattttctatttggttcctttttacagtttctt
This region of Acinonyx jubatus isolate Ajub_Pintada_27869175 chromosome X, VMU_Ajub_asm_v1.0, whole genome shotgun sequence genomic DNA includes:
- the CLIC2 gene encoding chloride intracellular channel protein 2 isoform X1 codes for the protein MADPEIELFVKAGSDGESIGNCPFCQRLFMILWLKGVKFNVTTVDMTRKPEELKDLAPGTNPPFLVYNKELKTDFIKIEEFLEQTLAPPRYPHLSPKNKESFDVGCNLFAKFSAYIKNTQKEANKNFEKSLLREFKRLDDYLNTPLLDEIDPDSAEELTVSRRLFLDGDQLTLADCSLLPKLNIIKEKKSTVISSGNHKNLFLSSQIRRLLPRNTVTLTFQQNSQESGAIFTMPMPVKNLSTHVLKTKKLKTPMQVWLNRRVKATLSVEKALFSLVIKVSGNKNMENTVYPTLMKRMLYFLYLASPNYLPTMYFKVLYIFAYFSLFLWHKHCNIK
- the CLIC2 gene encoding chloride intracellular channel protein 2 isoform X2, with protein sequence MADPEIELFVKAGSDGESIGNCPFCQRLFMILWLKGVKFNVTTVDMTRYPHLSPKNKESFDVGCNLFAKFSAYIKNTQKEANKNFEKSLLREFKRLDDYLNTPLLDEIDPDSAEELTVSRRLFLDGDQLTLADCSLLPKLNIIKEKKSTVISSGNHKNLFLSSQIRRLLPRNTVTLTFQQNSQESGAIFTMPMPVKNLSTHVLKTKKLKTPMQVWLNRRVKATLSVEKALFSLVIKVSGNKNMENTVYPTLMKRMLYFLYLASPNYLPTMYFKVLYIFAYFSLFLWHKHCNIK
- the CLIC2 gene encoding chloride intracellular channel protein 2 isoform X3, which produces MADPEIELFVKAGSDGESIGNCPFCQRLFMILWLKGVKFNVTTVDMTRKPEELKDLAPGTNPPFLVYNKELKTDFIKIEEFLEQTLAPPRYPHLSPKNKESFDVGCNLFAKFSAYIKNTQKEANKNFEKSLLREFKRLDDYLNTPLLDEIDPDSAEELTVSRRLFLDGDQLTLADCSLLPKLNIIKVAAKKYRDFDIPAEFSGVWRYLHNAYAREEFIHTCPEDKEIENTYASVAKQKS
- the CLIC2 gene encoding chloride intracellular channel protein 2 isoform X4; the encoded protein is MADPEIELFVKAGSDGESIGNCPFCQRLFMILWLKGVKFNVTTVDMTRYPHLSPKNKESFDVGCNLFAKFSAYIKNTQKEANKNFEKSLLREFKRLDDYLNTPLLDEIDPDSAEELTVSRRLFLDGDQLTLADCSLLPKLNIIKVAAKKYRDFDIPAEFSGVWRYLHNAYAREEFIHTCPEDKEIENTYASVAKQKS